One window of the Eucalyptus grandis isolate ANBG69807.140 chromosome 8, ASM1654582v1, whole genome shotgun sequence genome contains the following:
- the LOC120287305 gene encoding LOW QUALITY PROTEIN: probable aquaporin NIP7-1 (The sequence of the model RefSeq protein was modified relative to this genomic sequence to represent the inferred CDS: inserted 2 bases in 1 codon) — translation MEDQESGRNVKLRTRDCSVLKDFILGHFPQGAKLNTARMVLAEAIGTFILMYCISAILSMTQLLKGEVGLMGYAATAGMTIVIIIFXLGPISDAHVNPAITIAFAIYGHFPWSRVPLYIIAQLTGSVLATYVGAMVYGVESSLMITRPLGGLASAFWVEFLATFIMVFLIAGLTYNHQSVGPLSGFVIGIGIGLAVVIAGPVSGASMNPARSLGPAILSWDFESIWIYIMAPVIGAIVAAFVYRLLRLQGRESSSTASSPNTSLLIYSQAAL, via the exons ATGGAGGATCAAGAGAGCGGCCGCAACGTAAAACTGAGAACTAGAGATTGTTCAGTGCTTAAAGATTTCATCCTCGGTCACTTTCCACAAGGAGCGAAGCTTAATACTGCTCGTATG GTATTAGCAGAGGCTATAGGAACTTTCATACTGATGTACTGCATATCGGCAATACTATCAATGACACAGCTGCTAAAAGGTGAAGTGGGCCTAATGGGGTACGCCGCCACGGCTGGGATGACCATAGTCATCATTATATT TCTAGGGCCCATCTCTGATGCTCATGTTAATCCAGCCATCACAATCGCCTTCGCAATCTACGGTCACTTCCCGTGGTCTAGA GTTCCACTCTACATTATTGCTCAGTTGACAGGTTCAGTATTGGCGACCTATGTTGGAGCAATGGTCTACGGCGTTGAATCGAGTCTCATGATCACACGGCCTCTCGGAGGCCTGGCTTCTGCCTTCTGGGTGGAGTTCTTGGCAACATTCATCATGGTCTTCCTAATCGCGGGATTGACTTACAATCATCAATCA GTCGGCCCGCTATCTGGATTTGTCATCGGAATAGGCATAGGACTCGCCGTAGTGATCGCGGG GCCAGTATCGGGAGCATCAATGAACCCAGCGAGATCGTTAGGACCTGCGATCCTCAGTTGGGATTTTGAGTCCATCTGGATATACATCATGGCGCCGGTTATAGGGGCCATCGTGGCTGCTTTCGTGTACCGCCTTCTTCGCCTACAAGGCCGGGAATCGAGCTCCACTGCATCTTCTCCTAACACCAGTTTGCTGATCTACTCTCAGGCGGCCCTTTGA